In the genome of Populus alba chromosome 11, ASM523922v2, whole genome shotgun sequence, one region contains:
- the LOC118029438 gene encoding proteasome activator subunit 4 isoform X2: MHLYNAWLPPPVAEETKKEKDSFRTVLNSVKNSYKPDDPDSVYSTLKWISVLELFIKAKSELYLEDVAELVQFGIELFNISQNKLYAQVRWGNLLVRVLNKYRKKLAFKVQWRPLYDTLIHTHFTRNTGPEGWRLRQRHFQTITSLVRSCRRFFPAGSALEIWNEFCSLLENPWHNSSFEGSGFLRLFLPTNLENQDFYTETWVKKSLNMWDSVPNSQFWNSQWAAIIARVIKNYDFIDWECFLPMLFSRFLNMFEVPLANGSASYPFSVDVPRYTRFLFSHKTSTPAKAIAKSIVYLLKPGGAAQELFGKLGNLLEQYYHPSNGGRWTYSLERFLLHLVIMFQKRLQREQWSTDNNRQAEMFLGRSERTYFVNVLLKLIDRGQYSKDEHLSETVAAATSILSYVEPTLVLPFLASRFHLALETMTATHQLKTAVMSVAFAGRSLCLTSLSTQGKQEDCGGGDDAYVDLLTISLSNALLGMDANDPPKTLATMQLIGSIFSNIATLDDSTDQLSFMPMIQFSEWLDEFLCRLFSLLQHLEPSSVLHEGLHSSATSGTFLVDDGPFYYCMLEILLGRLSKSLYNQALRKIAKFVRTNILPGAVAEVGLLCCACVHSNPEEAVASLVDPILSSVISSLKGTPATGFGGRGIPDATVSIKAKPTLSPALETAIDYQLKILSVAINYGGPALLRCKDQFKEAIVSAFESPSWKVNGAGDHLLRSLFGSLIVYYPMDQYKSISRHPEAMALEEWISAKDSNSDGPSMGPKWHVPNDDEVQFAHELLNLHFQSALDDLLKICQNKIHSNTGNEKEHLKVTLLRIDSSLQGVLSCLPDFSPSSRNGIVEDASHISFLIAGATGSSVGSTGLREKAVEIIHAACKYMLEEKSDDSILLILTVRIMDALGNFGSLEYEEWSNHRQAWKLESAAILEPPMNFIVSSHSQGKKRPRWALIDKAYMHSTWRSSQSSYHLFRMSGNFSPPDHAILLMDDLLKLSLHSYETVRSLAGKSLLKMIKRWPSMISKCVLSLTEHLRNPSSPEYAVLGSCTVLSTQTVLKHLTTDPKALSSFLLGILSSSHHESLKAQKAINELFVMYNIYFPGVSRSIFRTSDNHIDGPNFADLVSQIGSMSFDSSGLHWRYNLMANRVLLLLAMASRSVPNFSSKILSETAGHFLKNLKSQLPQTRILAISALNTLLKESPYKLSAENQSAVLEGLQTNAKSSLEGALSEIFQEEGFFNETLNSLSHVHVITDIDSTSSRGSHGNSFIQNLADKSITRFYFDFSSSWPRTPSWISLFGSDTFYSNFARIFKRLIQECGMPVLQALKGTLEEFANAKERSKQCVAAEAFAGVLHSDINGLLEAWDNWIIVQLQTVILSQSVESIPEWAACIRYSVTGKGKYGTRVPVLRKQILDCLMTPLPPAVNTTVVAKRYTFLSAALIEISPQKMPVAEIELHNILMNELLDNMCHSSAQVREAIGVTLSVLCSNIRLHLSSAHDYSCEEASEIDNQLKEEKWVLILTHRATDVVTNIQNTSPADNLEIAGHTAFQNGSLNGDAQDDVKWMETLFHFIISTLKSGRSSYLLDVIVQFLYPVLSLQETSNKDLSTLAKACFELLKWRIFWAPHLQRAVSVILCSANDLNWRTRSATLTYLRTFMYRHTFILSNVEKQQIWKTVESLLRDNQVEVREHAATVLAGLVKGGNEDLARDFRERAYLEANTIHRKRKQRNLKTGQSIASVHGAVLALVASVLSVPYDMPSWLPDHVTLLACFGGEPSPVKSTVTKAIAEFRRTHADTWNVQKDSFTEEQLEVLADTSSSSSYFA, from the exons ATGCATCTCTACAATGCGTGGCTGCCACCGCCAGTGGCGGAGGAGACGAAGAAAGAGAAAGACTCCTTCCGCACAGTGCTCAACTCCGTCAAGAACTCTTACAAACCCGATGATCCTGATTCCGTTTACTCCACTCTCAAATGGATTTCCGTCCTCGAACT TTTTATTAAGGCGAAGAGCGAATTGTATTTGGAAGATGTAGCTGAACTCGTTCAATTTGGAATTGAGTTGTTCAATATTTCGCAGAATAAGCTTTACGCTCAg gtgagATGGGGAAATTTGTTAGTGAGAGTGCTAAATAAGTATAGAAAGAAGTTGGCTTTCAAAGTGCAATGGAGGCCTTTGTATGATACTCTTATTCATACTCATTTTACAAg GAACACTGGTCCGGAAGGGTGGAGATTGAGACAAAGGCATTTTCAGACTATTACTTCACTTGTTCGGTCCTGCCGGAGGTTCTTTCCTGCTGGTTCGGCTTTGGAGATTTGGAATGAGTTCTG TTCTCTCTTGGAAAATCCATGGCATAATTCATCCTTTGAAGGATCTGGGTTTTTGAGACTGTTTTTGCCGACAAACTTGGAGAACCAGGACTTCTATACAGA AACTTGGGTTAAAAAGAGCTTGAACATGTGGGACTCGGTACCAAATTCCCAATTCTGGAACAGCCAGTGGGCAGCTATCATAGCACGTGTTATAAAAAACTATGACTTTATTGACTGGGAATGCTTCTTACCAATGCTTTTCAGTAGATTCTTGAACATGTTTGAG GTTCCTTTGGCAAATGGAAGTGCTTCATATCCATTTTCCGTTGACGTTCCAAGATACACAAGATTCTTGTTCTCCCATAAAACTTCCACCCCAGCAAAGGCCATTGCAAAGTCAATT GTCTATCTGCTTAAACCTGGTGGTGCAGCACAAGAGCTCTTCGGGAAATTGGGCAACCTCTTAGAACA ATATTACCATCCATCTAATGGTGGTCGCTGGACTTATTCACTGGAGCGCTTTTTGCTTCATTTGGTAATTATGTTCCAGAAGCGCTTACAGCGTGAGCAATG GAGCACGGACAACAATAGACAGGCAGAAATGTTTCTTGGAAGATCAGAAAGGACTTATTTTGTCAATGTTCTACTGAAGTTAATTGATCGCGGGCAATACAGCAAAGACGAACATCTTTCCGAGACAGTTGCTGCAGCAACTTCCATTTTGTCATATGTGGAGCCCACTTTGGTTCTTCCATTTTTAGCATCTCGATTCCATTTGGCTTTGGAGACG ATGACTGCCACCCACCAGTTGAAAACTGCAGTGATGTCAGTAGCATTTGCAGGACGTTCTCTGTGTCTCACATCCCTCTCAACTCAAGGGAAACAGGAAGATTGTGGTGGGGGTGATGATGCATATGTCGATCTCTTGACAATTTCACTATCCAATGCTTTACTTGGTATGGATGCTAATGACCCCCCCAAAACATTGGCAACCATGCAGTTAATTGGCTCCATATTTTCCAAT ATTGCTACTTTGGATGATAGTACCGATCAGCTATCATTCATGCCAATGATCCAGTTTTCTGAATGGTTGGATGAATTCTTGTGTCGCTTATTTTCATTACTTCAACATCTAGAACCCAGCAGCGTTCT gCATGAAGGCCTACATTCATCGGCAACATCAGGAACTTTTCTTGTCGATGATGGTCCTTTCTACTATTGTATGCTTGAAATCTTGCTCGGAAGACTATCTAAATCGCTATACAATCAG GCTTTGAGAAAAATTGCAAAGTTTGTTAGGACAAATATTCTTCCTGGAGCAGTTGCAGAGGTTGGATTGCTTTGTTGTGCTTGTGTTCATTCAAACCCTGAAGAGGCTGTTGCTTCTCTTGTTGATCCAATCTTGTCATCTGTTATATCCTCTTTGAAAGGAACGCCTGCAACGGGCTTTGGAGGGAGAGGGATTCCAGATGCCACAGTTTCAATTAAG GCCAAACCAACACTCTCTCCAGCTCTTGAAACAGCAATcgattatcaattaaaaatattatcagttGCCATAAACTATGGAGGTCCTGCTCTTCTTCGGTGCAAGGATCAATTCAAAGAAGCTATCGTGTCAGCTTTTGAATCTCCCTCTTGGAAG GTTAATGGAGCCGGTGATCATCTCCTTCGATCCCTCTTTGGAAGCCTCATTGTTTATTATCCTATGGATCAATACAA GTCCATTTCAAGGCACCCAGAAGCCATGGCATTAGAAGAATGGATCAGCGCAAAAGATTCCAACAGTGATGGACCATCAATGGGGCCCAAGTGGCATGTTCCAAATGATGATGAAGTTCAGTTTGCACATGAActtttaaaccttcattttcaatcAGCTTTAGATGACCTTTTGAAAATAtgccaaaataaaatacattccAATACAG GAAATGAGAAAGAGCACTTGAAAGTGACTCTTTTGCGTATTGATTCTTCACTGCAAGGTGTTTTATCTTGCTTACCTGATTTCAGCCCATCCTCCAGGAATGGGATTGTGGAAGATGCTAGTCATATTTCTTTCTTGATAGCTGGAGCAACTGGTTCAAGTGTTGGCAGTACTGGACTGCGTGAAAAAGCTGTTGAGATTATACATGCAGCTTgcaa ATACATGTTAGAGGAAAAATCAGATGACAGCATCCTCTTGATACTCACTGTTCGTATCATGGATGCTTTGGGAAACTTTG GAAGTTTGGAGTATGAAGAGTGGTCGAATCACAGGCAGGCTTGGAAGTTGGAATCTGCTGCCATTTTAGAACCTCCAATGAATTTTATCGTGTCTTCTCATTCTCAAGGAAAGAAAAG GCCTAGGTGGGCTCTTATTGACAAGGCATACATGCATAGTACTTGGAGGTCATCACAATCATCCTATCATCTGTTTCGTATGAGTGGGAACTTCTCTCCACCAGACCATGCAATTCTTTTGATGGATGATCTGCTAAAACTTTCTTTGCATAGTTACGAAACTGTTCGCTC GCTTGCTGGAAAATCTCTGCTGAAGATGATTAAGAGATGGCCATCAATGATTTCAAAATGTGTGCTCTCTCTTACTGAACACTTGCGGAATCCCAGCTCACCAGAATATGCAGTGCTGGGTTCTTGTACTGTCCTTTCTACACAAACAGTTCTCAAGCATTTGACAACA GATCCAAAAGCattatcttcttttcttcttgggATTCTTTCAAG cTCGCATCATGAATCACTGAAAGCCCAGAAAGCAATAAATGAG CTTTTTGTTATGTACAACATCTACTTTCCGGGAGTGTCTAGAAGCATTTTCAGGACATCAGATAATCACATAGAtggaccaaattttgcagatttgGTTTCCCAGATTGGATCAATGAGTTTTGATTCTTCTGGTTTGCATTGGCG GTACAACCTGATGGCTAACAGAGTTCTGCTTTTGTTGGCTATGGCTTCTAGGAGTGTTCCGAACTTCTCTTCAAAAATCCTGAGTGAAACTGCTG GCCactttcttaaaaatttaaaaagtcaaCTTCCTCAAACAAGGATACTTGCAATCTCAGCTCTAAATACACTATTAAAAGAGTCACCATACAAGCTCTCTGCTGAGAATCAATCTGCAGTACTAGAGGGTTTACAGACAAATGCCAAATCATCTCTTGAAGGGGCATTAAGTGAAATTTTTCAGGAAGAAGGGTTCTTTAACGAGACTTTGAATAGCCTGTCTCATGTTCATGTAATCACTGATATTGATAGCACTTCTTCCAGAGGAAGTCATGGGAATTCTTTTATCCAAAACCTTGCAGACAAATCAATTACccgtttttattttgatttttcatcttCATGGCCACGCACTCCTAGTTGGATTTCTCTATTTGGAAGTGATACTTTCTACTCCAACTTTGCACGAATCTTTAAGCGCCTAATACAAGAATGTGGCATGCCTGTCTTACAAGCACTTAAAGGAACACTGGAGGAGTTTGCAAATGCCAAGGAAAGGTCTAAGCAGTGTGTTGCTGCTGAAGCATTTGCTGGGGTGTTGCACTCTGATATCAACGGTCTTTTAGAAGCATGGGACAACTGGATAATAGTTCAGTTGCAGACTGTGATTCTTTCTCAGTCAGTGGAATCTATTCCAGAATGGGCAGCATGTATACGCTATTCAGTTACAGGAAAAGGAAAATACGGTACAAGAGTCCCTGTTCTGAGGAAACAAATTTTGGATTGTTTGATGACACCTTTACCTCCAGCTGTAAATACCACTGTTGTTGCAAAGCGCTACACTTTTCTTTCAGCTGCTCTCATAGAGATATCCCCACAAAAGATGCCCGTGGCTGAGATAGAACTCCATAACATACTTATGAATGAGCTGTTGGATAACATGTGCCACTCATCAGCGCAA GTAAGGGAAGCCATAGGTGTTACCCTGTCTGTGCTGTGCTCTAACATTCGTCTTCACTTGTCATCTGCTCACGATTATTCTTGTGAAGAGGCAAGCGAGATTGACAACCAATTGAAAGAGGAAAAGTGGGTCCTAATTCTGACTCACCGAGCTACTGATGTGGTCACAAATATTCAGAATACTAGTCCAGCAGACAACTTGGAGATTGCTGGGCATACGGCTTTTCAAAATGGGTCTTTGAATGGGGATGCACAAGATGATGTTAAGTGGATGGAAACG CTATTTCATTTTATCATCTCAACGTTGAAGTCTGGCAGATCATCTTATTTACTGGATGTTATTGTGCAATTTCTCTATCCTGTACTTTCTTTGCAG GAAACATCAAATAAAGATTTGTCAACACTGGCCAAGGCATGTTTTGAATTGCTGAAATGGAGAATTTTCTGGGCACCTCATCTCCAGAGGGCTGTTTCAGTGATTCTTTGTTCTGCCAATGATCTGAACTGGCGGACCCGATCAGCTACTTTGACATATCTGCGTACTTTTATGTATAG GCATACTTTCATCCTCTCAAATGtggaaaaacaacaaatttggAAAACTGTTGAAAGTCTCCTGAGAGATAATCAAGTAGAG GTAAGGGAGCATGCTGCAACAGTTCTAGCAGGTCTAGTGAAGGGTGGGAATGAAGATCTTGCTAGAGACTTCCGTGAAAGAGCTTACTTGGAGGCAAATACCATCCATAGGAAGAGAAAGCAAAG GAATCTGAAAACTGGCCAATCTATAGCATCTGTTCATGGCGCTGTACTTGCTTTGGTGGCTTCTGTGTTGTCAGTTCCATATGATATGCCCAG TTGGTTGCCTGATCATGTTACTCTACTGGCTTGTTTTGGAGGAGAGCCTTCACCTGTGAAATCTACGGTTACAAAAGCAATCGCTGAGTTCCGACGAACTCATGCGGACACATGGAACGTCCAGAAAGATTCATTTACTGAAGAACAACTCGAG GTTCTAGCAGATACGTCCTCGTCGTCATCATATTTTGCTTGA
- the LOC118029438 gene encoding proteasome activator subunit 4 isoform X1, which yields MHLYNAWLPPPVAEETKKEKDSFRTVLNSVKNSYKPDDPDSVYSTLKWISVLELFIKAKSELYLEDVAELVQFGIELFNISQNKLYAQVRWGNLLVRVLNKYRKKLAFKVQWRPLYDTLIHTHFTRNTGPEGWRLRQRHFQTITSLVRSCRRFFPAGSALEIWNEFCSLLENPWHNSSFEGSGFLRLFLPTNLENQDFYTETWVKKSLNMWDSVPNSQFWNSQWAAIIARVIKNYDFIDWECFLPMLFSRFLNMFEVPLANGSASYPFSVDVPRYTRFLFSHKTSTPAKAIAKSIVYLLKPGGAAQELFGKLGNLLEQYYHPSNGGRWTYSLERFLLHLVIMFQKRLQREQWSTDNNRQAEMFLGRSERTYFVNVLLKLIDRGQYSKDEHLSETVAAATSILSYVEPTLVLPFLASRFHLALETMTATHQLKTAVMSVAFAGRSLCLTSLSTQGKQEDCGGGDDAYVDLLTISLSNALLGMDANDPPKTLATMQLIGSIFSNIATLDDSTDQLSFMPMIQFSEWLDEFLCRLFSLLQHLEPSSVLHEGLHSSATSGTFLVDDGPFYYCMLEILLGRLSKSLYNQALRKIAKFVRTNILPGAVAEVGLLCCACVHSNPEEAVASLVDPILSSVISSLKGTPATGFGGRGIPDATVSIKAKPTLSPALETAIDYQLKILSVAINYGGPALLRCKDQFKEAIVSAFESPSWKVNGAGDHLLRSLFGSLIVYYPMDQYKSISRHPEAMALEEWISAKDSNSDGPSMGPKWHVPNDDEVQFAHELLNLHFQSALDDLLKICQNKIHSNTAGNEKEHLKVTLLRIDSSLQGVLSCLPDFSPSSRNGIVEDASHISFLIAGATGSSVGSTGLREKAVEIIHAACKYMLEEKSDDSILLILTVRIMDALGNFGSLEYEEWSNHRQAWKLESAAILEPPMNFIVSSHSQGKKRPRWALIDKAYMHSTWRSSQSSYHLFRMSGNFSPPDHAILLMDDLLKLSLHSYETVRSLAGKSLLKMIKRWPSMISKCVLSLTEHLRNPSSPEYAVLGSCTVLSTQTVLKHLTTDPKALSSFLLGILSSSHHESLKAQKAINELFVMYNIYFPGVSRSIFRTSDNHIDGPNFADLVSQIGSMSFDSSGLHWRYNLMANRVLLLLAMASRSVPNFSSKILSETAGHFLKNLKSQLPQTRILAISALNTLLKESPYKLSAENQSAVLEGLQTNAKSSLEGALSEIFQEEGFFNETLNSLSHVHVITDIDSTSSRGSHGNSFIQNLADKSITRFYFDFSSSWPRTPSWISLFGSDTFYSNFARIFKRLIQECGMPVLQALKGTLEEFANAKERSKQCVAAEAFAGVLHSDINGLLEAWDNWIIVQLQTVILSQSVESIPEWAACIRYSVTGKGKYGTRVPVLRKQILDCLMTPLPPAVNTTVVAKRYTFLSAALIEISPQKMPVAEIELHNILMNELLDNMCHSSAQVREAIGVTLSVLCSNIRLHLSSAHDYSCEEASEIDNQLKEEKWVLILTHRATDVVTNIQNTSPADNLEIAGHTAFQNGSLNGDAQDDVKWMETLFHFIISTLKSGRSSYLLDVIVQFLYPVLSLQETSNKDLSTLAKACFELLKWRIFWAPHLQRAVSVILCSANDLNWRTRSATLTYLRTFMYRHTFILSNVEKQQIWKTVESLLRDNQVEVREHAATVLAGLVKGGNEDLARDFRERAYLEANTIHRKRKQRNLKTGQSIASVHGAVLALVASVLSVPYDMPSWLPDHVTLLACFGGEPSPVKSTVTKAIAEFRRTHADTWNVQKDSFTEEQLEVLADTSSSSSYFA from the exons ATGCATCTCTACAATGCGTGGCTGCCACCGCCAGTGGCGGAGGAGACGAAGAAAGAGAAAGACTCCTTCCGCACAGTGCTCAACTCCGTCAAGAACTCTTACAAACCCGATGATCCTGATTCCGTTTACTCCACTCTCAAATGGATTTCCGTCCTCGAACT TTTTATTAAGGCGAAGAGCGAATTGTATTTGGAAGATGTAGCTGAACTCGTTCAATTTGGAATTGAGTTGTTCAATATTTCGCAGAATAAGCTTTACGCTCAg gtgagATGGGGAAATTTGTTAGTGAGAGTGCTAAATAAGTATAGAAAGAAGTTGGCTTTCAAAGTGCAATGGAGGCCTTTGTATGATACTCTTATTCATACTCATTTTACAAg GAACACTGGTCCGGAAGGGTGGAGATTGAGACAAAGGCATTTTCAGACTATTACTTCACTTGTTCGGTCCTGCCGGAGGTTCTTTCCTGCTGGTTCGGCTTTGGAGATTTGGAATGAGTTCTG TTCTCTCTTGGAAAATCCATGGCATAATTCATCCTTTGAAGGATCTGGGTTTTTGAGACTGTTTTTGCCGACAAACTTGGAGAACCAGGACTTCTATACAGA AACTTGGGTTAAAAAGAGCTTGAACATGTGGGACTCGGTACCAAATTCCCAATTCTGGAACAGCCAGTGGGCAGCTATCATAGCACGTGTTATAAAAAACTATGACTTTATTGACTGGGAATGCTTCTTACCAATGCTTTTCAGTAGATTCTTGAACATGTTTGAG GTTCCTTTGGCAAATGGAAGTGCTTCATATCCATTTTCCGTTGACGTTCCAAGATACACAAGATTCTTGTTCTCCCATAAAACTTCCACCCCAGCAAAGGCCATTGCAAAGTCAATT GTCTATCTGCTTAAACCTGGTGGTGCAGCACAAGAGCTCTTCGGGAAATTGGGCAACCTCTTAGAACA ATATTACCATCCATCTAATGGTGGTCGCTGGACTTATTCACTGGAGCGCTTTTTGCTTCATTTGGTAATTATGTTCCAGAAGCGCTTACAGCGTGAGCAATG GAGCACGGACAACAATAGACAGGCAGAAATGTTTCTTGGAAGATCAGAAAGGACTTATTTTGTCAATGTTCTACTGAAGTTAATTGATCGCGGGCAATACAGCAAAGACGAACATCTTTCCGAGACAGTTGCTGCAGCAACTTCCATTTTGTCATATGTGGAGCCCACTTTGGTTCTTCCATTTTTAGCATCTCGATTCCATTTGGCTTTGGAGACG ATGACTGCCACCCACCAGTTGAAAACTGCAGTGATGTCAGTAGCATTTGCAGGACGTTCTCTGTGTCTCACATCCCTCTCAACTCAAGGGAAACAGGAAGATTGTGGTGGGGGTGATGATGCATATGTCGATCTCTTGACAATTTCACTATCCAATGCTTTACTTGGTATGGATGCTAATGACCCCCCCAAAACATTGGCAACCATGCAGTTAATTGGCTCCATATTTTCCAAT ATTGCTACTTTGGATGATAGTACCGATCAGCTATCATTCATGCCAATGATCCAGTTTTCTGAATGGTTGGATGAATTCTTGTGTCGCTTATTTTCATTACTTCAACATCTAGAACCCAGCAGCGTTCT gCATGAAGGCCTACATTCATCGGCAACATCAGGAACTTTTCTTGTCGATGATGGTCCTTTCTACTATTGTATGCTTGAAATCTTGCTCGGAAGACTATCTAAATCGCTATACAATCAG GCTTTGAGAAAAATTGCAAAGTTTGTTAGGACAAATATTCTTCCTGGAGCAGTTGCAGAGGTTGGATTGCTTTGTTGTGCTTGTGTTCATTCAAACCCTGAAGAGGCTGTTGCTTCTCTTGTTGATCCAATCTTGTCATCTGTTATATCCTCTTTGAAAGGAACGCCTGCAACGGGCTTTGGAGGGAGAGGGATTCCAGATGCCACAGTTTCAATTAAG GCCAAACCAACACTCTCTCCAGCTCTTGAAACAGCAATcgattatcaattaaaaatattatcagttGCCATAAACTATGGAGGTCCTGCTCTTCTTCGGTGCAAGGATCAATTCAAAGAAGCTATCGTGTCAGCTTTTGAATCTCCCTCTTGGAAG GTTAATGGAGCCGGTGATCATCTCCTTCGATCCCTCTTTGGAAGCCTCATTGTTTATTATCCTATGGATCAATACAA GTCCATTTCAAGGCACCCAGAAGCCATGGCATTAGAAGAATGGATCAGCGCAAAAGATTCCAACAGTGATGGACCATCAATGGGGCCCAAGTGGCATGTTCCAAATGATGATGAAGTTCAGTTTGCACATGAActtttaaaccttcattttcaatcAGCTTTAGATGACCTTTTGAAAATAtgccaaaataaaatacattccAATACAG CAGGAAATGAGAAAGAGCACTTGAAAGTGACTCTTTTGCGTATTGATTCTTCACTGCAAGGTGTTTTATCTTGCTTACCTGATTTCAGCCCATCCTCCAGGAATGGGATTGTGGAAGATGCTAGTCATATTTCTTTCTTGATAGCTGGAGCAACTGGTTCAAGTGTTGGCAGTACTGGACTGCGTGAAAAAGCTGTTGAGATTATACATGCAGCTTgcaa ATACATGTTAGAGGAAAAATCAGATGACAGCATCCTCTTGATACTCACTGTTCGTATCATGGATGCTTTGGGAAACTTTG GAAGTTTGGAGTATGAAGAGTGGTCGAATCACAGGCAGGCTTGGAAGTTGGAATCTGCTGCCATTTTAGAACCTCCAATGAATTTTATCGTGTCTTCTCATTCTCAAGGAAAGAAAAG GCCTAGGTGGGCTCTTATTGACAAGGCATACATGCATAGTACTTGGAGGTCATCACAATCATCCTATCATCTGTTTCGTATGAGTGGGAACTTCTCTCCACCAGACCATGCAATTCTTTTGATGGATGATCTGCTAAAACTTTCTTTGCATAGTTACGAAACTGTTCGCTC GCTTGCTGGAAAATCTCTGCTGAAGATGATTAAGAGATGGCCATCAATGATTTCAAAATGTGTGCTCTCTCTTACTGAACACTTGCGGAATCCCAGCTCACCAGAATATGCAGTGCTGGGTTCTTGTACTGTCCTTTCTACACAAACAGTTCTCAAGCATTTGACAACA GATCCAAAAGCattatcttcttttcttcttgggATTCTTTCAAG cTCGCATCATGAATCACTGAAAGCCCAGAAAGCAATAAATGAG CTTTTTGTTATGTACAACATCTACTTTCCGGGAGTGTCTAGAAGCATTTTCAGGACATCAGATAATCACATAGAtggaccaaattttgcagatttgGTTTCCCAGATTGGATCAATGAGTTTTGATTCTTCTGGTTTGCATTGGCG GTACAACCTGATGGCTAACAGAGTTCTGCTTTTGTTGGCTATGGCTTCTAGGAGTGTTCCGAACTTCTCTTCAAAAATCCTGAGTGAAACTGCTG GCCactttcttaaaaatttaaaaagtcaaCTTCCTCAAACAAGGATACTTGCAATCTCAGCTCTAAATACACTATTAAAAGAGTCACCATACAAGCTCTCTGCTGAGAATCAATCTGCAGTACTAGAGGGTTTACAGACAAATGCCAAATCATCTCTTGAAGGGGCATTAAGTGAAATTTTTCAGGAAGAAGGGTTCTTTAACGAGACTTTGAATAGCCTGTCTCATGTTCATGTAATCACTGATATTGATAGCACTTCTTCCAGAGGAAGTCATGGGAATTCTTTTATCCAAAACCTTGCAGACAAATCAATTACccgtttttattttgatttttcatcttCATGGCCACGCACTCCTAGTTGGATTTCTCTATTTGGAAGTGATACTTTCTACTCCAACTTTGCACGAATCTTTAAGCGCCTAATACAAGAATGTGGCATGCCTGTCTTACAAGCACTTAAAGGAACACTGGAGGAGTTTGCAAATGCCAAGGAAAGGTCTAAGCAGTGTGTTGCTGCTGAAGCATTTGCTGGGGTGTTGCACTCTGATATCAACGGTCTTTTAGAAGCATGGGACAACTGGATAATAGTTCAGTTGCAGACTGTGATTCTTTCTCAGTCAGTGGAATCTATTCCAGAATGGGCAGCATGTATACGCTATTCAGTTACAGGAAAAGGAAAATACGGTACAAGAGTCCCTGTTCTGAGGAAACAAATTTTGGATTGTTTGATGACACCTTTACCTCCAGCTGTAAATACCACTGTTGTTGCAAAGCGCTACACTTTTCTTTCAGCTGCTCTCATAGAGATATCCCCACAAAAGATGCCCGTGGCTGAGATAGAACTCCATAACATACTTATGAATGAGCTGTTGGATAACATGTGCCACTCATCAGCGCAA GTAAGGGAAGCCATAGGTGTTACCCTGTCTGTGCTGTGCTCTAACATTCGTCTTCACTTGTCATCTGCTCACGATTATTCTTGTGAAGAGGCAAGCGAGATTGACAACCAATTGAAAGAGGAAAAGTGGGTCCTAATTCTGACTCACCGAGCTACTGATGTGGTCACAAATATTCAGAATACTAGTCCAGCAGACAACTTGGAGATTGCTGGGCATACGGCTTTTCAAAATGGGTCTTTGAATGGGGATGCACAAGATGATGTTAAGTGGATGGAAACG CTATTTCATTTTATCATCTCAACGTTGAAGTCTGGCAGATCATCTTATTTACTGGATGTTATTGTGCAATTTCTCTATCCTGTACTTTCTTTGCAG GAAACATCAAATAAAGATTTGTCAACACTGGCCAAGGCATGTTTTGAATTGCTGAAATGGAGAATTTTCTGGGCACCTCATCTCCAGAGGGCTGTTTCAGTGATTCTTTGTTCTGCCAATGATCTGAACTGGCGGACCCGATCAGCTACTTTGACATATCTGCGTACTTTTATGTATAG GCATACTTTCATCCTCTCAAATGtggaaaaacaacaaatttggAAAACTGTTGAAAGTCTCCTGAGAGATAATCAAGTAGAG GTAAGGGAGCATGCTGCAACAGTTCTAGCAGGTCTAGTGAAGGGTGGGAATGAAGATCTTGCTAGAGACTTCCGTGAAAGAGCTTACTTGGAGGCAAATACCATCCATAGGAAGAGAAAGCAAAG GAATCTGAAAACTGGCCAATCTATAGCATCTGTTCATGGCGCTGTACTTGCTTTGGTGGCTTCTGTGTTGTCAGTTCCATATGATATGCCCAG TTGGTTGCCTGATCATGTTACTCTACTGGCTTGTTTTGGAGGAGAGCCTTCACCTGTGAAATCTACGGTTACAAAAGCAATCGCTGAGTTCCGACGAACTCATGCGGACACATGGAACGTCCAGAAAGATTCATTTACTGAAGAACAACTCGAG GTTCTAGCAGATACGTCCTCGTCGTCATCATATTTTGCTTGA